AGGCACAGGATCGCGCTTCTTGTCGCGACCCTGGTCTTCTATCTCGCCACCGTGTGGGCCGTCGTGATCACCTCGTGGTTGGTCCGGCTCGACTGGCAGGTCATGTTCTTCCGGCCCTACCAGCAGTGGCCGGAGATCCACGCGTTCCTCGACTACTACGTGGTGCTCGGTCAGCGCGGCCCCACCGCGGTGATGATCTCGGCCTGGCTGGGCTGGCGAGCCTGGCGTCAGCACACCCTGCGTCCGCTGCTCACGTTCGGCGCGGCGCTGCTGCTGCTCAACATCACGGTCGGTGCCGCCAAGATCGGCATGGGCCGCCTCGGACCGCACTACGCGACCACCATCGGCTCGAACGAGATGGGTATGGGCGGGGACATATTCCCCAGCGGTCACACCGCGAACGCCGTCGTGACCTGGGGCATCCTGGCCTATCTGGCCTCGACCCCGCGGGCGAGGCGCTGGTTGTCCGCCAGTTCGGCGCTGATGTCGCTCGGCGTCGGCCTCACCACGGTCTATCTGGGTACGCACTGGCTGAGCGATGTCGTCCTGGGCTGGGTCGCGGGTCTGCTGGTCCTGCTGGCGCTGCCGTGGTGCGAGCCGATGATCACTCGCGCCGAGACCTGGATACTGGAGCAGCGCGACCGCAGGCGCGCCCGGGGCACCAGCCCCGCGCCCGTCCCGGCCCGGGTCGGCACGCCGGCGATGCTCACGCCGCACGCGACCGCCGGGCAGGAGGCCACGGCTCGCGAGAACAGCGTCCCGGCGGCCCACCTGTCACGGGCACCCGCGCACCCCGCGCATCCGGCCCCGCACCCGCACGCGAGCCGTTCGGAGCGCACGCCGGTCACACCTGCCGGCAGCCGCCGCCCGCCGCACGCGGACCGCGCCCCGCGCGTCACCGGCAACCCGTCGACCCGCCCCCTGCCCGGCAACAGCTGAGCCACCCAGGGCCAGGGGGGCGCGGCGGGGCCGGGCTTCAGCCCTTCCAGCAGCGCGTCACCCGACCGCCGGTGACCTCGAAATTGAGCCGCCCGGACCGGTACTCCATGGTGATGATCGCCCCGGGCGGGAGAGACCTCACCGCAGACCAGCCGCGCTCCCGGGCGAGCCGCTCCGCTCCCGCCGCTTCGAGGCCGACGTAGGTGTCCGGGGTGTCCTGGGGTTCTTCGGGCCTGGGATTCGGTGCCATGCCCGTCACGGTAGGCGCCCACCGGCGGCCGGGGAAGCCCGGACCCGGCACCGCGCATCACTCGGGTACGACCCCGGTCACACTTCTGTCACAAGATCACGACACTCGTTTCAAGCGATAATCAGCACGCGCACAACACGCACAAGGCCGGTCACCCAAACTTCCGGCGGCCATTCGAACGTAATTCGCCACCTCTCCGCGATCCCCTCATAAACCCCGTTGGAGATCGCCGCGAAGGCACTGCGGAGGGGGCGAATTGCCCCGGCCACCTCCACCACGGCGTCTTACTCGTTTCTTATACAAGCCATACGTGTCGACGCCACGCGTCTCGGTCCCCGCCCCTGGCGACAGAACGCATAAAACACCCACGACTTCCCCACATAACCTCCGCACGCCACTGCCCTACATCGTCACGAGACCACCCCTGAGCTGCTTCCCTAGCTCTCGATACGCGGTGATCGCTCCATCGCTCGGGACAACCGGTCCCGGGAGGTCCTGATCGCGTCGACGAGTTCCGCGGGCTCCAGCACCTCGAACTCGAAGCCCATCAGCATGACGTGGATGACCATCACGTCGAGGCTCGCGGCCCCGGTGCGCAACAGACAGGCCTCTTCGCCGTCCGGCTCCAACGTCCCGGCGGAGGGCGAGATCCGCGCGGCGGCCTCGGCGAGGGGCGCCAGCAGCCGGACGACGGCGTGCGTGGCGTACGCGCGCGTGGACACGCCTTTGGAGACGTACGCGGCGAGATCGTCGGCAGGAGGCGTACGGGGAGCGAAGCGCGGCCCGTGCGGCGGCTTCGGCGTGATGCGGTCCACGCGGAACGTACGCCAGTCGGCGCGGTCGACGTCCCAGGCGACCAGGTACCAGCGCCGCTCGGTGCACACCAGTCGATACGGTTCGACGGTACGGCGGGCCATCGGCGCGGTCCCTTCGTGGCCCCGGTACTCGAAGCGCAGCCGCTCCGTGTCCCGGCAGAGATGGGCGAGTTCGGTGAGGACGGCCGGATCGACGGCGGAGGGCTGCGGCCCGCGCAGCATCGGCACGGTGAAGGCGTTCAGGGCCCCGACCCGCCGCCGCAGCCGGTCGGGCAACACCTGTTCGAGCTTGGCCAGCGCCCGTACGGAGGTCTCGCCGATGCCCTCGATGCCCTGCCCGGCGGCGGTCCGCAGCCCGACGGCCACGGCGACCTCCCCCACCCTCGAACCCACTCGGGCGGGGGGACCCCCACGTCGTCGTCCAGCAGCAGCGGCGGCAACTCGGCCCCGGCGCCGAGCCGGTAGCCGCCGCCGGTGCCGGGACTGGCGTCCACGGGATAGCCCAGGTCGCGCAGCCGGTCCACGTCCCGGCGGACGGTACGCGGGGTCACACCGAGACGGTCGGCCAGGTCGGGGCCGGACCATTCCCGGTGTGCCTGAAGCAGCGAGAGCAGGCGCAGCAGCCGTGCCGAGGTCTCCAACATGGGGGCGAGTCTGCCAGCGGTCGCGGACAGCCACTGTCCTCAACGGTCCTGGCCGGTGGGCCGACCGCGCGGGACGCCGGTGCCCCACCCGGTCCGGAGACCGGGTGGGGCACCGTGCCCGAAGCAGGGGGACCAGCTCAGAGGTCGAGCCTCTGGCCGGGCACGATCAGGTCGGGACTGCCGCCGATGACGGCCTTGTTGGCGGCGTAGATGTGCTGCCAAGTGGTCGTGTACCGGGCGGCGATGCCGCTCAGGGTGTCGCCCACGCGGACGGTGTAGTCGCCGCGGGACGAGCTGCGGCCGGTGTGGGCCGGTGAACGCTCGGGTGCCTTCGAGGGAGCCTCGGACGCGGCCGACTCGCCGGAACCGGTCGCCTTCCTGGCCGACTGGCCGGTGGACGGGGTGGTCGACTTCTTCGTCGACCTGCTGGTTGCCGAGGAGCCCGAATCGGAGCCCGAGTCGGACCCAGATGCCGCAGGAGCGCTCCCGGCGGCTCCGGCGCGCGCCGAACAGGTCGGCCAGGCGCCCCAGCCCTGGGCGCCCTGGACCTTGGTGGCGACGGAGATCTGCTGGGACCTGCTGGCCCCGTCGGCGGTGGCCGCGTAGGCCGTGCCACCGTAGGCGCGCCAGGTGCCGGCGGAGAACTGGAGTCCTCCGTAGTACCCGTTGCCGGTGTTGATGTGCCAGTTGCCGCCGCTCTCGCACTGGGCGATGCGGTCCCACACCCCGCTGTCAGCCGCCGCGGCGTTGCCTGTCGCGGCCAGCAGTCCGAGGGGGGCGAGCAGGGCCGCCCCGGCGAGGACCGCCGTCTTGCGCGTCTTGCGGCTGTAACTATCGGCACATTCGGACATGTAGATCCCTCTCCACAGACCCGGGCTCCCCCTGAGCGGGGCGCGTCGGCCGCGTGTGAACGCGGCCGGCACGCTGCGCCCCGTCCGTCGGCGGTGGTGCTGCGCGATGTCTGGTTCTGCGCTGCCGACTGACGTACCCGAGCGGTGCTAGGTGCACTCGGCGGAGGAATCTATGGACCACGACGAGGGGATATCAACCAACTCCCTGTTGTCCCAGGCCAGTTCACCGTTACCGCCGGTATCGGCGAGTTCCGGCCACCCACTTCATGGCCTCATTTCATGATTTGTCGACCACTCACTCGAACAAACTGTGAGTCAGTTCACCGAGCCAACTTCCGTAACCCGTCCGTTACTTGACATGGAGTGACCAATTCCGCACTTACTGTGACCGCGCGCGCAGGATGGTTCGATTCCGTTCGCCGTGCAGCGTGACCCCCACCACAGGTCGCCCGTTGTCATCTTCATGAGCCCGGACTGTCCGGGCTCACCGGCCGGGGGCGACCCGGCCTCGCCACGCACCGCATCCCGAGGGAGCCACCCGTGCCGCGCATGCTCGATGTCAGCGACGAGGTCCGCGCCGAGATCGGCGACGAAGAAGCCGACCGGTTGCTCACCGGCGACAACGCCCCGGGCAGTTACGACTGCACGTCCTGCCGCACGCCGGGCGACTCCGCCCAGGAGCGCACCAGCACCGTCCTCTTCATCGGGGACGAGACCGCCGTCCTCGCCTTCGCCCACGCCGGCTGCCTGCCTTCGCAGGTCGTCCAGGTCACCGAGGAGCAGCTCCAGGGCGCGGTCCGCTCCATCAACGCCGACGAGGAGGCCCCGATGGCCGCACCCGAGCAGGCCGTACTGGGCGTCACCAGCGGACTTGTTCTGATCGAGGGCGAGTTGCACCCAGCCCTGGTCGTCGAACCGACCGCCCCGATCGTCCGGCCCGGCGCGACCGGCGCCGGCGACGACTTCCTTCCGCTCCTCATCGAGCAGGGGTTCATGCCACTGACCGAGCTGACGGAGGTACCGCCCGTGCTGCACGGCTGGTCGGTGCTGCTCGCGGCCGGCCAGCTGCACGCCGTACTCCAGCCGGGCCCGAACGGCGGCTCGGCGGTGGCCTGGTGGCAGGCGCACCAGCCGCTCCAGGTCACGGAGAGCTGGCGCGCCGCCGCCAACAAGCACCAGCAGGTGCTGGTGTTCGCGGCGCCGGTCGGCTCGATCGGCCGCCAGCCCCGCGAGGACCTGCTGCGCGACGCGCTGGACAAGGCGGCGGGCATCGGGAAGCTGGTCGCCAGCGCGTTGCCTCTGGCGGGTACGTGAGCGTTTTAGACCGGGGGTGCGTCAGTAGATTGGCGGCTGACGGTTGAGTGGGGCTGGTCGCGCAGTTCCCCGCGCCCCTGCAGGGCGCTCCGCGGCCCTGCGAAGTCGGGGCACTGACCGCATCTGTTGGGCGGCGGGGTCGTTTGCACGTACGTGCACACCTACGACGTCCCCCGCCGCCAGTCCTATCAGTCGCTCCCGTCCGCGCGAGCGACCCAGGACTACCCGAGCGTCACCTCGGCCACGCCGATCTTCGACGCGCTGTACGCCGAGTACGGCAAGTCCTTCCGTTCGCTGCCGGGCGACCGCAGCGGCGAGGAGGAGCTGGACTTCGCGGCCTTCGGAGCCAATCCGAACAGCCACACCCCGTACGGCCGTACGTACGGCTCGAACGTGAACTCCGGCTCGTACAGCGCCTACAGCGCGGGGGCGTTCAGCGCTCGCAACGGCGGTACGGGCGGCCAGGGCGGCGGGCAGCAGTCCGTGTGGCAGCGGGTCGGCCAACTCGACGCGCAGCAGGAGCAGCCGGCGGCCCCGACTCCGACCGCCGTGTGGCCGACGGGCGCACGCCAGCAGCACTACACCGGGATGACCCACATCCCGGCGGCGCTGCCACCGGGCTCGCGCCGGGGCGCGTGACCACCCCCTGCACGTGACTGAGGGCGGCTCCCATCCGGAGCCGCCCTCAGTCACGTACGAGACGTACAACCACTACGTACAACCACGACGTACGACCACTACGTACGACAGCTACCCGCGACCGCTACTTCTTCCTGCCGCGCTTCTCGCGCACCCGCACCGAGATGTGGATCGGCGTGCCCTCGAAGCTGAACTCCTCGCGCAGACGGCGCTCGATGAAGCGCCGGTAGCCCGCCTCGATGAAGCCGGAGGCGAAGAGCACGAACCGCGGCGGCTTGACGCCCGCCTGCGTGCCGAACAGGATGCGCGGCTGCTTGCCGCCCCGGATCGGGTGCGGGTGGGCGGCGACCAGCTCGCCGAGGAAGGCGTTCAGCCGGCCGGTCGGAACCCGGGTCTCCCAGCCCGCGAGGGCGGCCTCGATCGCGGGGACCAGCTTCTCCATGTGGCGGCCGGTACGCGCCGAGACGTTGACGCGGGGCGCCCACGCCACCTGGGCGAGCTCGGTCTCGATCTCCCGCTCCAGGTAGTAGCGGCGCTCCTCGTCGAGCGTGTCCCACTTGTTGTACGCGAGGACGATCGCACGGCCCGCGTCGACGGCCATGGTGACGATCCGCTGGTCCTGGATGGAGATGTTCTCGGAGCCGTCGATCAGGATGACGGCGACCTCTGCCTTCTCCACTGCGGCGGCAGTACGCAGCGAGGCGTAGTAGTCGGCGCCCTGCTGGAGGTGGACGCGCTTACGGATGCCCGCCGTGTCGATGAACTTCCAGGTGACGCCGCCGAGTTCGATCAGCTCGTCGACCGGGTCACGGGTGGTGCCCGCGATCTCGTTGACGACGACGCGCTCCTGGCCCGCCACCTTGTTCAGCAGCGAGGACTTGCCGACGTTCGGGCGGCCGATGAGGGCGATGCGGCGCGGGCCGCCGACCCCGGCGCCGAAGGTCTGCGCGGGCGCCTCGGGCAGCGCCTCCAGGACGGCGTCCAGCATGTCGCCGGTGCCACGGCCGTGCAGCGCGGAGACGGGGTGCGGCTCGCCGAGACCGAGGGCCCAGAGATACGAGGCGTCGGCCTCGCCGCTCAGCCCGTCGACCTTGTTGGCGCACAGGACGACCGGCTTGCCGGCCTTGCGCAGCAGCCGGACGACAGCCTCGTCGGTGTCGGTCGCGCCGACCTTGGCGTCGACGACGAAGACGACAGCGTCGGACGCCTCGATCGCGTACTCGGCCTGCGCGGCCACGGAGGCGTCGATGCCGAGGACGTCCTGCTCCCAGCCGCCGGTGTCGACGAGCTTGAAGCGCCGCCCGGCCCATTCGGCCTCGTAGGTGACACGGTCCCGGGTGACGCCGGGCTTGTCCTCGACGACGGCCTCACGGCGCCCGATGATGCGGTTGACGAGTGTCGACTTGCCGACGTTCGGCCGCCCCACGACGGCGAGGACGGGCAGCGGCCCGTGTCCCGCCTCGCCGAGCGCGCCCTCGACATCCTCGACGTCGAAGCCCTCCACCGCGGCGAGCTCCATGAACTCCGCGTACTCGGCATCGCCAAGCTCTCCGTGCTCGTGCTCTCCCGAGCCGTCGGAGGGAATGTGGTCGTTCATGAAGTCCGTACCTCGTTCATCGTGGTGATCGGTGGAACCCCCCGTTATCGGGTGATCCACTACTGAAACCGCTCAAGTACTCAAGTGTCGCTCAGTGCTCAGCGGGGCGCCCGGCGTTTTCCTGACGGCCGGTGAGCCGTCTGGCGTTCTCCAGGTGCGCGGTGAGCTGCTTCTGAATGCGTACGGTCGCCTCGTCCAGCGCCGCCCGCGTACGCCGCCCGGTGCCGTCGCCCGCCTCGAACGGGTCTCCGAAAACCACGTCGACGCGGCTGCGCAGCGGAGGCAGCCCCTTTATCAACCGTCCGCGCCGGTCGGTACTTCCCAGGACGGCCACCGGAACGACCTGCGCACCGCTGCGCACGGCGAAGTAGGCCAGCCCGGCGCGCAGCGAGGCGAAGTCGCCCTCGCCACGGCTGCCCTCGGGAAAGATCCCGAGGACTCCGCCGTTCGTCAGCACCGCCAGGGCCTGGGCGATCGCCGTGCGGTCGGCGGTCGAGCGGTCCACCTTGACCTGTCCGAGGGCGTGCATGGCGGGCCCGAGCGGCCCGATGAACGCCTCCTTCTTGACCAGGAAGTGTGACGCTCGGGGCGCCACGCCGATGACCATCGGGCCGTCGATGTTGTGCGAGTGGTTGACGGCGAGGATCACCGGACCGGTCGCGGGGACCTTCCAGGCGCCCAGGACGCGCGGCTTCCACAGCCCGTACATCAGGCCGACACCTATACGCCGGCCGACCTCGGCACCCCGCTGGGTGGGAACCTCGGCCGTCTTCGACGCCTGCGGCGACTTCGACGGTCCGCTCACTTCGCGTCCCGCTTCTCCTCGACAAGGGTGACGACGCATTCGATGACCTGCTGCAGAGTCAGCTCGGAGGTGTCGACCTCCACCGCGTCGTCCGCCTTGGCGAGCGGCGAGGTCTTACGGCTGGAGTCGGCCGCGTCCCGCTTCAGCAGCGCCTCACGGGTGGCGTCGACGTCGGCGCCCTTCAGCTCACCGCTGCGGCGGGCGGCCCGCGCCTCGGGGGAAGCCGTGAGGAAGATCTTCAGGTCGGCGCCGGGCAGGACGGTCGTCCCGATGTCCCGCCCCTCGACGACGATCCCCTTCTCGGCCCCTGCGGCGATGGACCGCTGCAGCTCGGTGATCAGGGCACGCACCTCCGGTACGGCGCTCACCGCGCTGACCTTGGAGGTGACCTCCTGGGTGCGGATCGGGCCACCGACGTCGGTGCCGTCCACGGTGATCGTCGGGTTCGCCGGGTCCGTACCGGAGACGATCTCTGCCTTGCCCACCACGGCGGCGATCGCGGAGGGGTCGGTGAGGTCGATCCCGTTGGTCACCATCCACCAGGTGATGGCCCGGTACTGGGCCCCGGTGTCCAGGTAGCTCAGCCCGAGCTGCGCGGCGACAGCCTTCGACGTGCTCGACTTGCCGGTGCCGGAGGGCCCGTCTATGGCGACAATCACTGCGGCGCGATCCACTGTGGAGGCACCTTTCCTGGTCCGGGGTGGTGGGGCGGGGGCGCTGGGTGCCCCGGACAAGGTTACTGGGTGCGGGTCACTCATCCGGCCGCACGCCTACAGCCCGCCCCCTGCCGCCCGACACCGGCCCCGGCATTTTCAGCCCGTCCGGTACCTCTCGACACCGGCCCCGGCAATCCCAGCCCGTCCGGCGATTGAGGACGAGGCCCCTTCAGGGCCGACAGCGGGGGTCTGGGGGCGCAGCCCCCAGCGAGGCCGGCACCAACACCGCTCACTACTGCCGAATCGCCCACCCTCTCTCCCGCAGCGAAGCCGAAAGCACAGGCGCCGCCTCGGGTTCGACCATCAACTGCACAAGCCCCGCCTGCTGCCCCGTCGCATGCTCGATCCGCACGTCCTCGATGTTGACCCCCGCCCGCCCCGCATCGGCGAAGATCCGGGCCAGCTGCCCCGGCTGGTCGTCGATGAGCACGGCCACGACCTCGTACACCAGCGGAGCGGACCCGTGCTTGCCGGGCACTCGCACCTGCCCCGCGTTACCGCGCCGCAGCATGTCCTCGACCCCGGACACACCCTCGCGCCGCTTCGCCTCGTCGGAGGACTGGAGGGACCGCAGCGCCTGAACCGTCTCCTCCAGGTCCGCGGCGACGTCCGTGAGGAGATCGGCGACCGGGCCGGGGTTGGCGGAGAGGATGTCGATCCACATGCCGGGATCGGACGCGGCGATCCGGGTCACGTCCCGGATGCCCTGCCCGCACAGCCGTACGGCCGCCTCCTCCGCGTTCTCCAGCCGCGCGGCGACCATGCTGGAGACCAGGTGGGGCATGTGGGAGACGAGGGCCACGGCGCGGTCGTGGGCGTCCGCGTCCATGACGACGGGGACCGCACGGCAGTGCGAGACCAGTTCGAGGGCGAGGTTCAGCACCTCCGTGTCCGTGTCGCGGGTCGGCGTCAGCACCCAGGGACGGCCCTCGAAGAGGTCGCCGGTCGCGGCCAGCGGGCCGGACTTCTCGCGCCCCGACATGGGATGCGAGCCGATGTAGGACGCGAGATCCAGACCCAGCGCCTCCAGCTCGCGGCGCGGGCCGCCCTTGACGCTGGCCACGTCGAGGTAGCCGCGCGCGACACCCCGGCGCATCGCGTCGGCGAGGGTGCCGGCCACGTGCGCGGGCGGCGCGGCGATGATCGCGAGGTCGACCGGACCCTGCGGTGCCTCGTCCGTCCCGGCGCCCAGCGCGGACGCCGTACGGGCCTGCTCGGGGTCGTGGTCGGCGAGGTGGACGACGACGCCGCGCGAGGCGAGGGCGAGCGCGGCTGACGTACCGATGAGGCCCGTGCCGATGACGAGTGCGGTCCTCACTGGGCGATGTCCTTGCGCAGGGCCCCCGCGGCACCGAGGTAGACGTGTGCGATGTCCGCGCGGGGCAGGTCCGACTCGATGTGCGCGAGGATCCGCACCACTCGGGGCATCGCGCCCTCGATGTCCAGCTCCTGGGCGCAGATCAGCGGTACGTCGACGATGCCGAGCTTGCGGGCCGCGGCGGCCGGGAAGTCGCTGTGCAGGTCGGGGGTGGCCGTGAACCAGACGCTGATCAGGTCGTCCGCGGTGAGGCTGTTGCGCTCCAGGACCGCGACGAGCAGCTCACTGACCCGCTCGTCCATGTGCCCGGCCTCGTCCCGGTCCAGTTGGACGGCGCCCCGGACCGCTCGTACCGCCACGGTGATGCTCCTTGCTGATGTACATGGGTGGAGCTGATGTACGTATTCGTATCTACGTATCGGCTCTTGGCGCATCCAGCCTAGCCAGCCCACGTGGAGTGGACCCGCGGCGCCCGCCCGCTGAGACGCGCCCCCGCCTCACACCGGGCTCTGCCAATGTCACCCGATTCGCCCCATTCCGCGACTTGGAGCGCGAACACGCCCGTGCGCTCTGGACGCGGGGGCCCGGCTCCGCTCTCATGGCAGGAAGCTCGCCTCGGGGGAGGCCCGATGAAGCGCACCGGACCGCTTTTCACACTGCTCGCGGGACTGTTGTTGGCCCTGTTCATGCTGTCGCTCAACGCGACTACAGGGACGAAGCCGGCGTCCACGCCCCGGACGGACTCACCCGGCTACAAGGTGTCACGGTCGCCGGCAGCTCCGAACACGAAGGCGTCTCCATCGTCTTCCCCACCCGTGGCCCCGTCCCCGTCTCCGTCCCAGTCGCCCTCCAGGACCCCAGCACCGAACGCGGACTACGCGGGCCGTACGGACGACGACTCCTCCGCGGTGTCGGTCTCGCTGCGCGACGGCAGGGCGATCGCGTATTTCTGCGACGGACGTGACAAGGAGTCGTGGCTGAAGGGCGATGTCGAGGCCGACGGTTCCATGAAGCTCACCGGCGAGGGCGGCTCGGTACTGAACGGCACCCTCAAGGGCAGCCGCATCCGCGGCACGGTCGACATCGAGGGCGGGCACTACGCCTTCACCGCGGACAAGGCGGTCAAGCCGTCGGGGCTGTACCGGGCGACCGCGACCGTGCGCGACGCCAAGATCGACGGCGGCTGGATCGTGCTGTCGACCGGGGAGCAGGTCGGCATCCTCAGGCGCGACGGCAAGCCCTCCCCCGCGCCCCGGATCGACCCGGAGACCGGCGCGGTCACGATCGACGGCCGGCGGCTCACGGCGCGCCCGGTCACACCCTGACACCCTGACACCCCGCTCCTCCCACTCCTCGCAGGGAGCCGAACATGACCGTGGACCCGAACGCCGCCACCCAGAGCTTCCCTCCGCGCCCCCCTGCCCCCAGCGGCCCGCGCGCGGCCCGCTATCTCGTCCCGGCGCTCGTCGCCGCCGCCGTGGCCGTGGGCCTGGGGGTGTACGGCAAGGTCCACGACCCGCGGGGCACCGCCTTCGACCTGGCCGGATTCAGCAGCGCGGGCGCGGTGAAGTCCTGGCTCGCGACTACGGCGTTCGGCTTCGCGCTCGTCCAGGTCGTGTCGGCGCTCATGGTGTACGGGAAGCTGCCGGGCCCGAGCTGGTCGGCGAGGCTGCACCGCTGGTCGGGGCGGATCGCGTTCCTGGTGGCGGTTCCGGTGGCGGTGCACTGTCTGTACGCGTTCGGATATCAAACATACGATTCACGCGTGATGTGGCACTCCCTCCTGGGATGCTTCTTCTTCGGCGTGTTCAGTGCCAAGATGCTGCTGCTTCGCTGGGATCGCCTGCCCGGCTGGCTGCTGCCGGTCGTCGGCGGACTGGTCTTCACCGTCCTGACGATCATCTGGCTCACGTCCGCCCTCTGGTTCTTCCGCAACATCGGAGTGACGACATGACGCAACGCCCGACGCGGCGCACGATCCTCCTCGCGACGGGCGCGGCGGCGCTCACAGTGGGATGCAGCGAGTACGGCGACACATCCGGGTCGTCGAAGGTCTCCGCCGGCTCCCCCGGTCAGGAGCTGGCCACGACGGCCGACATCCCGGTCGGCGGCGGCAAGATCTTCGAGGACGAGCAGGTCGTGGTGACGCAGCCGAAGGAGGGCGAGTTCAAGGCCTTCACCTCCATCTGCACGCATCAGCAGTGCCCCGTGGCCAGCGTCAAGGGCGGCACCATCAACTGCACCTGCCACGGCAGCAAGTTCAACATCACGGACGGTTCGGTGGCCAACCCGCCTGCGACGCGGCCCCTGGCGGAGAAGAAGATCACGGTGACGGGAAATTCGATCCACCTGGCGTGACCTTCCCCCGTACGCTCCCGGAATGAGCCCGCGTTCCGGCACCCAGAGCTCCGAGATCCCCGAGACCCTGGTGCGCGACCACACGATCTACGCCTGTGTGATGGGCTCGCGCGCCTTCGGCCTGGCCACGGACGGCAGCGACACGGACAGGCGCGGGGTCTTCCTCGCTCCCACTCCCCTGTTCTGGCGCTTCGAGAAGCCGCCCACGCATGTGGAGGGCCCGGCGGAGGAGCAGTTCAGCTGGGAGCTGGAACGCTTCTGCACTCTGGCTCTGCGGGCCAACCCGAACATCCTGGAGTGCCTCCACTCGCCTCTCGTGGAGTACGCCGACGACACCGGCCGTGAACTCCTCGCCCTGCGCGAGGCGTTCCTCTCCCGCCAGGCGCACGAGACGTTCGCGCGCTACGCGCTCGGTCAGCGCAAGAAGCTGGAGGCCCACGTCCGCGTCCACGGCGTCCCGCGCTGGAAACACGCGATGCACCTGCTGCGCCTCCTGATGAGCTGCCGCGACCTGCTGCGCACGGGCACACTGACGATCGACGTCGGCGACGAGCGCGGCCCGCTGCTGGCGGTGAAACGGGGCGAGGTGGGCTGGCCGGAGATCGAGTCCCGAATGAACCGCCTGGCGGAGGAAGCCGAACTGGCCTCGCGCACCAGCCCGCTCCCCGAGGAACCGGACCGCCCCCGCGTCGAGGACTTCCTGATCCGCACCCGCCGAACCTCAGCCCACCACCCGGGCCCGTACGACGAGGTCGTCCAGGGCGTCGTACGCGGTAGGGGCATCCGGCAGCCCTGAGGCGGCCTGCGCGTCGTCCAGTAGGCGGTGCAGCCGCTCCACATCGGCCGCCACGCGCGCGTGGCCTACATCGGCCGCCCCGTGTTCCTGCTCGGCCTTGGCCGCGACGAGTTCGGGCAGATACACGGGGGCCTCGCCGATCTCCCCGACGAGCGTGGGCAGATGGGCCCGCACCTCGCCACTGCGCATCAGATGGACGCCGGTGAGCAGCACGCGGAACGTGTAGAGCAGTGGCTTGAGTTCGCCGGTCTTCTCGAAGAGCCGCCACTGCGTCACCGCGAAGCCTCTGTAGTGGTGCGCGTGGTGGCCGGTGAGGACACCGGGGGCGAGCGCGGCGAGTTCCCGGTGCGTGTCGGACGTGTGCACGACCAGCGGGGACAGCAGCTGCTCCAGCACATAACCGTTGCGGCGCAGCAGCAGCCGTACGAACTTGCGCAGATCGTGGGTGACCAGGTCCAGTTCGACGCCGTCCCGCTCCCACATCCGCGAGCGGGTCTCCTCCGGCTCGCGGAGACCGACCAGGTCGGCGGTCGGCAGGAGATGGACGCCCCGGAGGTCCACATCCGAGTCGCGGGACGGGAAGCCGTAGAGGTGGGCGCCCGACACGGTGGCGAAAAGCACCGGGTCGGGCTGCTCGGCGACCACGGACGTCAGGTCGAGGTCTGTGAGATCCAGGGCGTCGCGCATCCGTCAAGCGTCCCAGAGCGCGCCCAGTGTCTGCAGGTCACCCCCGTACTCGATGCGGTCCGCCCAGGGAGTCGGCCAGGCGTCGGTGCCGTGGTGGGCGCCGGCGAAGGCTCCGGTCAGGCAGGCGATCGAGTCCGAGTCGCCGGAGGTGCAGGCCGCCCGGCGCAGGGCTGTGAGGG
This genomic interval from Streptomyces sp. B21-083 contains the following:
- a CDS encoding Rieske (2Fe-2S) protein, whose translation is MTQRPTRRTILLATGAAALTVGCSEYGDTSGSSKVSAGSPGQELATTADIPVGGGKIFEDEQVVVTQPKEGEFKAFTSICTHQQCPVASVKGGTINCTCHGSKFNITDGSVANPPATRPLAEKKITVTGNSIHLA
- the aroH gene encoding chorismate mutase, which codes for MAVRAVRGAVQLDRDEAGHMDERVSELLVAVLERNSLTADDLISVWFTATPDLHSDFPAAAARKLGIVDVPLICAQELDIEGAMPRVVRILAHIESDLPRADIAHVYLGAAGALRKDIAQ
- a CDS encoding nucleotidyltransferase domain-containing protein; this encodes MRDALDLTDLDLTSVVAEQPDPVLFATVSGAHLYGFPSRDSDVDLRGVHLLPTADLVGLREPEETRSRMWERDGVELDLVTHDLRKFVRLLLRRNGYVLEQLLSPLVVHTSDTHRELAALAPGVLTGHHAHHYRGFAVTQWRLFEKTGELKPLLYTFRVLLTGVHLMRSGEVRAHLPTLVGEIGEAPVYLPELVAAKAEQEHGAADVGHARVAADVERLHRLLDDAQAASGLPDAPTAYDALDDLVVRARVVG
- a CDS encoding DUF6529 family protein, encoding MTVDPNAATQSFPPRPPAPSGPRAARYLVPALVAAAVAVGLGVYGKVHDPRGTAFDLAGFSSAGAVKSWLATTAFGFALVQVVSALMVYGKLPGPSWSARLHRWSGRIAFLVAVPVAVHCLYAFGYQTYDSRVMWHSLLGCFFFGVFSAKMLLLRWDRLPGWLLPVVGGLVFTVLTIIWLTSALWFFRNIGVTT
- a CDS encoding nucleotidyltransferase domain-containing protein; protein product: MSPRSGTQSSEIPETLVRDHTIYACVMGSRAFGLATDGSDTDRRGVFLAPTPLFWRFEKPPTHVEGPAEEQFSWELERFCTLALRANPNILECLHSPLVEYADDTGRELLALREAFLSRQAHETFARYALGQRKKLEAHVRVHGVPRWKHAMHLLRLLMSCRDLLRTGTLTIDVGDERGPLLAVKRGEVGWPEIESRMNRLAEEAELASRTSPLPEEPDRPRVEDFLIRTRRTSAHHPGPYDEVVQGVVRGRGIRQP
- a CDS encoding prephenate dehydrogenase, with amino-acid sequence MRTALVIGTGLIGTSAALALASRGVVVHLADHDPEQARTASALGAGTDEAPQGPVDLAIIAAPPAHVAGTLADAMRRGVARGYLDVASVKGGPRRELEALGLDLASYIGSHPMSGREKSGPLAATGDLFEGRPWVLTPTRDTDTEVLNLALELVSHCRAVPVVMDADAHDRAVALVSHMPHLVSSMVAARLENAEEAAVRLCGQGIRDVTRIAASDPGMWIDILSANPGPVADLLTDVAADLEETVQALRSLQSSDEAKRREGVSGVEDMLRRGNAGQVRVPGKHGSAPLVYEVVAVLIDDQPGQLARIFADAGRAGVNIEDVRIEHATGQQAGLVQLMVEPEAAPVLSASLRERGWAIRQ